The Triticum dicoccoides isolate Atlit2015 ecotype Zavitan chromosome 6A, WEW_v2.0, whole genome shotgun sequence genome has a window encoding:
- the LOC119314234 gene encoding alpha/beta-gliadin-like, with translation MKAFLILALVAIVATTATTAVRVPVPQLQPQNPSQQQPQEQVPLVQQQPFLGQQQSFPPQQPYPQPQPFPSQQPYLQLQPFPQPQLPYSQPQPFRPQQPYPQPQPQYSQPQQPISQQQQQQQQQQQQQQQQQILQQILQQQLIPCMDVVLQQHNIAHGRSQVLQQSTYQLLQELCCQHLWQIPEQLQCQAIHNVVHAIILHQQQKQEQQQLSSQVSFQQPQQQYPLGQVSFRPSQQNPQAQGSVQPQQLPQFEEIRNLALQTLPAMCNVYIPPYCTIAPFGIFGTN, from the coding sequence ATGAAGGCATTTCTCATCCTTGCCCTCGTTGCTATCGTGGCGACCACCGCCACAACTGCAGTTAGAGTTCCAGTGCCACAATTGCAGCCACAAAATCCATCTCAGCAACAGCCACAAGAGCAAGTTCCATTGGTACAACAACAACCATTTCTAGGGCAGCAACAATCATTTCCACCACAACAACCATATCCACAGCCGCAGCCATTTCCATCACAACAACCATATCTGCAGCTGCAACCATTTCCGCAGCCGCAACTACCATATTCGCAGCCACAACCATTTCGACCACAACAACCATATCCACAACCGCAACCACAGTATTCGCAACCACAACAACCAAtttcacagcagcagcagcaacaacaacaacaacaacaacaacaacaacaacaacaaatcctTCAACAAATTTTGCAACAACAACTGATTCCATGCATGGATGTTGTATTGCAGCAACACAACATAGCGCATGGAAGATCACAAGTTTTGCAACAAAGTACTTACCAGCTGTTGCAAGAATTGTGTTGTCAGCACCTATGGCAGATCCCTGAGCAGTTGCAGTGCCAGGCCATCCACAATGTTGTTCATGCTATTATTCTGCATCAACAACaaaaacaagaacaacaacaactatCGAGCCAGGTCTCCTTCCAACAGCCTCAGCAACAATATCCATTAGGCCAGGTCTCCTTCCGGCCATCTCAGCAAAACCCACAGGCCCAGGgctctgtccagcctcaacaactgCCCCAGTTCGAGGAAATAAGGAACCTAGCGCTACAGACGCTACCTGCAATGTGCAATGTCTACATCCCTCCATATTGCACCATCGCGCCATTTGGCATCTTCGGTACTAATTGA